The sequence below is a genomic window from Chloroflexota bacterium.
GGGCGAGCGACGATATCGCCACACTCCGCGAGGTCGTCCTCGCCGGGCGCGTCAGCGCGGCCGAGGCCGCCGAGCGCTTCGGCGTGACTCGAGGCCCCGCGCCGAGCGGGAGCGCGGCGGCCCCGGCGATGCTGGACACCATCGAGCGATGGACCGATGCGCGCTTCCAGCTCGTCGTGGGAGACCAGGTCGTGCGAGATGGGCCGAACCCCTACGGGTTCATCCCCTTCGTGCACGTGGCCAACCTCCAGCCCCCGAATAGCGCCTGGGGCGTGTCGGACCTGGCGCAGCTCATCGCGCTGAACCGCGAGCTGGACGAGCGCATGAGCGACCAGGCCGACCTGATTCGCTACCACGCGGACCCGCCGGTCGTGTTTCGCGGCATCGAGGAGCACTCGGACCTGCCCGTCGGCCCGGGAACGGTGTGGGACCTCCCGCGCGACGCCGACGTGGCGCTCCTGGAGTGGCGGGGCAACGCGCCTGCCCTCCAGGACCACATCGAGCGCGTGCTCCGAGCCATCTACGACGTGTCCGAGACGCCGCGAACGAGCTTCGGCGACTCCGGCCGCCTGCTCTCGGGCGTGGCGTTGGAGACCGAGCTGCAGCCGCTGGTCCATCGCACGCTGCGCAAGCGGGTGGGCTGGAGCGCGGCGCTGCGCCGATGCGCGCGCATGGTGCTAACGCTCGTCGAGCGGTTCGAACCCGGCCGCGCGCCCGGGGCGTTCGCGCCGTACCGCGCCCAGGTGATCTGGCCGCAGATGCTCCCGCGCGACGACGACGCCGACGCACAGCGGAACTTGAGTCTGGTGCAGGGGGGATTGCGCTCGCACCGCGGGGCGATGGAGGCCCTGGGCGATCTGGACCCGGAGGTCGAGCTGGAGCGCGTCCGAGCGGATCGGGCCTTTCTCGATCCGCCGAGGACGGTGCTGTGAGGGGCGCCATGCTGAGCGCGGCGAAGCATTGTTGTCAGGCGAGATCCTTCGGGCTTCGCCCTCAGGATGACCGTTTCGTCAGACGCCATCAGGATGGCCGTTTCGTCAGACGCCCTCAGGATGGCCGTTTCGTCAGATGGCCTACGGCCGTGCGCCAGCTCGACCAGGGCTGATCCAGAGATGAGCGAGACGATGAGCAGGACGTGGAGAGACACGGAGGTGAGCACACGATGCGGGCGATGCGCGGGGCCGATGTTTCCCGACGAGGACGGCGACCGGTTCTGTCTCCTATGCGGCGAGCGGACCTATGGCTGGCTGAGCGGCTTCGTGGACTGGCTGGTGGACGCCATGGAGCGCCAGGCGCAGCGGGAGCGGGCTCGTGACCACGCGCGCCGGGCTGCGGTCGCTGGTTCGGCAGGAGCTCGGCGACGCCGGTGGGACGCAGTTGTGGGCCGACGCACTCCTGAATGAGTGGATCGCCGAGGCGGTCCGTCTGTATGGACGCACGCTCCCCAAGGAGGCGACGGCGACGATCACCACTGTGGCGGACCAGGCGGCCTATGCCCTGCCTGCCAACCTCGAGCGCGTTCTGCGGGTGGAGTACCCGGCGGGCGTGCCGTGGAGCCCTCGGCTCGCCCTCCGACAGACGCAGGGCGAGGTGGGAGCGGAGAGCGGCGGCAGCTACGGCGCCTTCGCGGGCAACCTGGAGCTGAACCCCGCGCCCTCGGCCTCGGGAGAGGCCGTTCGCCTGGACTATCTGGCGCGCTACGCGGAGCCAGCGGCGGATGGCGACACGCTGGAGACGCCCGCGAGCGACGACGACATCCTGCTGCGGCTCACGGTGGCACGGGCGCTGCGGTGGATCACCCTGGATGAGGCGAAGCGCCAGCGATTCGAGCGCCAGCGCGGGGCGAGCGCTTCCGACGTGGCGACGCTCTACGAGCAGGAGGCGCGGGACCTCATGGAGGAACGAAAGCGGCGCGTGCGGACCGGGACGCTGAGCTGGGCCGGATGAACGCAAAGGGGGAGATGCATGGGAGAGAGCACAGCTCTGACCGTTCATGGTGAGCCCGTCGAACCACGAACGGACGCCCTTCGACAAGCTCAGGGCGAACGGGAGGATGTGGGCGAACGGGAGGATGTGGGCAAACGGGAGGATGTGGGCGAGCGAGAGGATGTGGGCGAGCGAGAGGATGTGGGCGAGCGGGGTGAGGTGGAGGCGGAGATCGCAGCTCTGCGCGCGCAGCTCGCGGTCGTCCAGCAGGAGCACGAGCGTGAGGCGACCGCCCTGCGCGCGGCGGCTTCCGACGCGCAGCGCGGATGGGTCGAGGCCCACCGCCGGGCGATCCTCGCCGAGCACGCCGGGCAGATCGTGGAGGAGCTGGTGGCCGGCAGCACGATCGAGGAGCTGGACGCCAGCGTCGAGGTCGCCCGGGCGGCCTACGGCCGAGCGCTGGAGGCTGCGCGGCGCGAGTTGGGCGCGACGGTGATCCCCGTGGGCGCGTCGCCCCGCCTCGAGCCCAGCGCGGAGGATCTGAGCCCCATCGCCAAGATCACCGCCGCGCTGAGCCGCAACCATCGATGAGTGAGACGACAGAAGGAGCGAGCAGGATGACCGAGGCGCATGCCGGCAACGCCGCACACGAGGAGTACACCAACCTGGCCTGGCAGGCCAACGTGAAGCGCACCTACGACGAGTATCAGCAGGAGTCGCTGGAGTCCATCCGGGAGCAGCGGCTCGTGTTCCACAAGCTGATGTCTGATGCGCAGCAGTTCGACAACCAGCGCCAGGCGATCGCCAATCAGGCGCTGCAGAACGCCGTGGAGACGGCGAATCTGGTGGGCAAGCAGGCGACGCGCCACAGCGACCTCGCCATCGACCACCAGTGGAACGAGGAGCCGGCCCAGGCGGCGGGTGAGGCGGAGATCCTCCGGACGATGACCCTCGACGAGACGAGTCTGAAGGCGATCGGCGCCGCCGTGGCCGCGGCCGTTTCCGAGGCGCTGGCGAACAAGTAAGGAAGAGGCGCTGGGTCGGCGGGGTGGCGTCGCCGTCTCGCCGATCCAGCCGACCGGTTACTCAGAGGAGATGAGCCGATGGCGCTGACGCTTGCGGAGAGCGCGAAGCTCTCCACCGACATGCTCCAGCGGGGCGTGATCGAGACGATCATCGAGGAGTCGCCCATCTTTGCGTACCTCCCCTTTCTGACAGTGGAGGGGAACTCATTCAAATACAACCAGGAGAACACCCTGGGCGGCGCCAGCTTCTACGCCGTGAACGCCGTGTGGACCGAGGGCACGGCCACCTTCACCCAGAAGACGGCCAACCTCTCCATCCTGGGCGGGGACGCCGACGTCGACAACTTCATCCAGCGCACGCGGTCCAGCATTCAGGACCAGCGGGCGATCCAGACACAGCTCAAGGCCAAGAGCGTCGCTCGCGCCTTCGAGCAGACGGTGATCACCGGCGACAGCTCGGTGGATACCAACAGCTTCGACGGGCTGGTCAAGCTGGCCAGCTCCGCCCAAACCCTCGAGGTCGGGGCGACCGGCGGAGCGTTGACGCTGGCCCTGGTCGACCAGCTCATCGATCTGGTGAAGGGTGGGAAGCCGGACATCCTGCTGATGAGCCGGCGGACGCGCCGCAAGCTGAAGAGCCTGCTCCAGGCGTCGGCGCACTACGTCGAGAGCGGCACGACGGCGTTCGGGGCGCAGGTGATGATGTACGACGGCATTCCCGTGTACGTGTCGGATTTCCAGCCTGACACGGAGACGGGCTCGGGGGGAGGCTCAGCGCTCTCGAGCATGTACGCCATCCACTTCTCGGAGTCCGATGGCCTGTGCGGCCTGCAGAACGGGGCGATCGAGGTGGTGGACATCGGCCAGCTCGAGACGAAGGACGCGAGCCGTGTGCGCATCCGCTGGTATGTGGGGCTCGCCCTCATGCGGGACTCGGCGATCGCGCGGCTGCGCTCCATCAACGCCAGCTAGGCTCCGGATGGCAGAAAGGATCTGAGACATGGCTTCTTCCCCGACGATTCTCCACGCTTCGGGCGTGACGCGCGTCACGCTCGGGGCAAGCGTCTCGTGCAACGTCGGCGACCTCATCGGGTTCGATGGGAGCAACTGGGTGCTCGCGGACGCCGACGCGCGCGTGGCGGCCGAGTTCGTGGCCATGGAGACCCAGCCGGCCGGCGGGTCCGTGGCGGTGTGCCAGGCGGGCGTGCTCTACGATCCGGACGCGCCGTTCACGGCGGGCAGCAGCTACTACCTGTCCACCACGGCGGGCAGCTACGCGCCGACGCCGCCCGCGGCATCGGCGACGCTGACGATCCTGCAGCGCGTGGGCAAGGCGGTGACGACCGACACGCTGGCGTTCAACGTGCTGCGGCACGGGCCGCTCTTCCTGCGCGCCCAGGTGACCTATGACCCGGCGTCGCTGGCGGCGACGACGGCGCGCAACGATACGGTGAGCGTGACCGGGCTCCTCACGACCGACGTCGTTCGCGGGGGGAGCACGGTGAACAACGCGCTCGAGGCGGGGCTGGTCATCAGCCAGATGGACGTGTCCGCGGCGGATACGCTGCGGATTCGACTGCACAACCCCACGGCGGGCGCGGTCGACGGCGCGTCGCTGATCCACACGATCGTCGTGGAGCGATACACGTGACGCCCTGAGCGAAGCGCGAGCGCGTCGAGGGGTCGTGCAGGGACCTCCTCGGCGCGCCCGCGCCGAATCGCCGACCCTTCGCCCCGCCAGCTCGGCGGGAGCAAGCCCGCCTTCAATCGGGCGGCTTCTGAAGGGTCGGAGGAAACGATTGTGGGAGAGGAGGCCCATGAATTCGAATCCAGCGATTGTGACGGTCCCGCTCATCACGGGATTCATCGAGGCGCTCAAGCGCGCGGGCATCGTGCAGCCGCGGTACGCGGCCCTGGCGAGCCTCGCCGTTGGGACCGCCGCCTCGATAGGCGCGTACCTGACCACCGGGACGGGGGCCCAGGGCCTCTACGATGCCATTCTCCAGGGCGCGGCCGTGGGTCTGGCCGCGTCGGGCCTCTACTCGGTGGCGAATGCCGCGGCCGGCAGGTCGAGCCCGCGATGATCGAGCCGTCATATCTCTTGCTGGCGCCCTGCCCAGACCTCGCCGGCGCCCGTACCCTCGCCACCCACGCCGTCATGGCCGGCAGCCTCGCCGCTCGTCCACCGGCGGGGCTCGCCGGCCGCCTCTACCTCGCCACCGATACGAACGGCGGCACGCTCTATCGCGACAGCGGCGCCAGCTGGGTCCAGGCTGCAGGTGCCGTCACCAGCTCGGGCATAACGGTACTGGGCCGCTCGACCAGCCAGGTCACGCTGGGGAACACCACCGCGGAGACCTCGCTCTACAGCCTCACCGTCCCAGGCGGCGCCCTCGGCACCACCGGCCTATTGCGCGTGTCCATGGCCGGGACCGTCGTGCAGGGCACGGGCACCGCCCGAAACCTCACCCTCCGCCTCAAATACGGCGGCGCCACCGCCGCCATCATCATCCACGCCGTCGCCAGCGGCACCACCACAGGCATCGTCCGCCTCGAGGCCGTGCTCTTCGCCGCAGGGGCCACGAACGCCCAGCGCGCCTACGGCCGGTCCGACTTCTACCAGGGGGCGGCGGGGCTGGTGGCGAACCCGCCCACCACCAGCCGAGTGGCGGCGTGGCAGGGCTCCGGGGACGATTCGCTGGCCATCGACAGCACCACCGATCAGACCCTCGAGCTCACCGGACAGTGGAGCGGAACGATGGAACCCAGCACCGCCTTCAAGAGCCAGCTCGCCATCGTGGAGCTTGCGTGATGGGCTTCCCCGTTTGCGACCTGCCGGTTAGGGGCGCGCCTGTCATGCTGAGCGAAGCGAAGCATCTGTGGCTCGCGAGATCCTTCGGGCTGCGCCCTCAGGATGACGGACGGAGGGGGCTCGTGCCCTTCGGCGGGCCTGTCCTGCAGGATGATGGATGGAGGGGGCTCGTGCCCTTCGGCGGGCCTGTCCTGAGCTGTGCCGGAGGCCTCCGGGCGAGCGGACGAGGGCAGGCGGGCGCGCCTGTCATGCTGAGCGAAGCGAAGCAACTGTGGCTCGCGAGATCCTTCGGGCTGCGCCCTCAGGATGACGGATGGAGGGGGCTCGTGCCCTTCGGCGGGCCTGTCCTGAGCTGTGCCGGAGGCCTCCGGGCGAGCGTGAAGACGGGGCGCTGGGCGTAGCCCATGGCCACCTACCACCTCACCCTCGATGGCCAGGGCTACCTCATCGACGAGGCCAGCTACCGCAAGGCCGTCGCCAGCCCCTTCGCACCCAAGCAGCGCCAGGGCGACGCCGGCTACGGCGATCTCGCCCGCGCATCCGTCTGGGCCCTCACCGACTGGCGCGGCGGCATGGGCTACAACACCTTCGACCCAGACCGCCCAGACCGCTACGACTCCGGCCCCGGCATCGACTCCAGCCAGGGCGACCTCCGCCTCGGCCGCGCCCTGATGGTCGTCGACCAGGGACGCCTC
It includes:
- a CDS encoding phage major capsid protein codes for the protein MALTLAESAKLSTDMLQRGVIETIIEESPIFAYLPFLTVEGNSFKYNQENTLGGASFYAVNAVWTEGTATFTQKTANLSILGGDADVDNFIQRTRSSIQDQRAIQTQLKAKSVARAFEQTVITGDSSVDTNSFDGLVKLASSAQTLEVGATGGALTLALVDQLIDLVKGGKPDILLMSRRTRRKLKSLLQASAHYVESGTTAFGAQVMMYDGIPVYVSDFQPDTETGSGGGSALSSMYAIHFSESDGLCGLQNGAIEVVDIGQLETKDASRVRIRWYVGLALMRDSAIARLRSINAS
- a CDS encoding phage portal protein; protein product: MRMIARALPLPRRQGPDEPGLALLAQLRARDAGRLRGYQDLLDFYDGTHFTRPRRGRTSLVVNYARAVADKGVAYLFGRGVRFSVPVEREEAAPTPPSPAAAGKGASSPPSPAVAREGALPLPRPPLGGEAGRADKARAGEGAPGAGEEKARAAERLLNRIAEENDLDLVLLQAATNASVLGDAVLKVLWDAAGRVRVVNVDPFCFFPTWASDDIATLREVVLAGRVSAAEAAERFGVTRGPAPSGSAAAPAMLDTIERWTDARFQLVVGDQVVRDGPNPYGFIPFVHVANLQPPNSAWGVSDLAQLIALNRELDERMSDQADLIRYHADPPVVFRGIEEHSDLPVGPGTVWDLPRDADVALLEWRGNAPALQDHIERVLRAIYDVSETPRTSFGDSGRLLSGVALETELQPLVHRTLRKRVGWSAALRRCARMVLTLVERFEPGRAPGAFAPYRAQVIWPQMLPRDDDADAQRNLSLVQGGLRSHRGAMEALGDLDPEVELERVRADRAFLDPPRTVL